The Clostridium sp. AWRP genome has a window encoding:
- a CDS encoding ABC transporter ATP-binding protein yields MEFLKIENLCKVYGTGESQVTALDHVSLTIEKGGFTSIIGSSGSGKSTLLHAIAGVDVPTSGKIYLEGQDVYAQNNEKLAIFRRRQVGLIYQFHNLIPTLNVVENITLPILMDKRKVNKKRLNELMELLGLKGRETHLPNQLSGGQQQRVSIGRALMNAPAVMLADEPTGSLDSRNGHEIIKLLKESNKKYNQTLIVVTHDEDIALQADRIIGISDGKVVRDEKVRP; encoded by the coding sequence ATGGAGTTTTTAAAAATTGAGAATTTATGCAAGGTCTACGGCACTGGTGAAAGTCAGGTTACTGCGCTTGACCATGTTTCGCTTACAATAGAAAAAGGAGGATTTACTTCAATTATCGGTTCCTCCGGCTCTGGAAAGTCCACTCTGCTGCATGCTATTGCTGGTGTGGATGTGCCAACAAGCGGAAAGATATATTTAGAGGGTCAGGATGTATATGCCCAGAACAATGAAAAACTTGCTATCTTCCGCAGGCGCCAGGTTGGACTGATTTACCAATTTCACAACCTTATTCCAACTCTGAATGTGGTGGAAAATATTACATTGCCTATATTGATGGACAAACGAAAGGTCAATAAGAAGAGGCTGAATGAATTGATGGAATTGCTTGGGCTAAAGGGACGAGAAACACATTTACCAAATCAGCTTTCAGGCGGTCAGCAGCAGCGTGTTTCCATAGGGCGTGCTTTGATGAACGCTCCGGCGGTAATGCTTGCCGACGAGCCAACAGGTAGTTTGGACAGCCGAAATGGACATGAAATTATAAAGTTGCTTAAAGAAAGCAATAAAAAATACAATCAGACACTTATCGTTGTTACACATGACGAAGATATTGCCCTGCAAGCAGATCGCATTATCGGTATATCGGACGGCAAAGTAGTGAGAGATGAGAAGGTGAGACCATGA
- a CDS encoding ABC transporter permease produces the protein MNIFNKVTLQSMKKSRTRTIVTVIGVVLSAALITAVVTFGVSLMNYMANGEAHKYGGWHIKFEDVDSSFAAKQASNNKVANTTSFENIGYAKLNGGKIHDKPYFFIAGFSKKTFNDLPLTLCAGRLPKNNREIVVPERVVIKDGVKLRVGDTLTLAVGNRMSGNKNFGQHDPYISGKETLVPKTEKTYTVVGFCETPHFDENSAPGYTAITTADAADTANNLSLFVTLKKPFEAHTYAKNTASDHAYIFNSDVLRFIGLSNDPGDKVFNAFLYSAGAIVVIIIMIGSIFLIYNSFNISLNERTHQFGILSSVGATPRQLRHSVLFEGLCIGAIGIPIGVIIGIVSIKLAIGIVAKNFANVLFANVPLTLTVSAPAIIAAVVTSMITILISADIPARKAANMPVMECIRQTNDVKVESKAVKTSKLVERIYGLEGTLALKNFKRNKKRYSSIVLSLVLSVVLFISTSSLVIDLKQASAGAKEVTNSDVGFGTHDMKDSEMLQLYSKLKNVDDVDESSYQVVMNYFCAAKGSDLSDAYKKSESSHSPKETMNLPMQIQFLDDSTYLKVVKSLGLPTDKYTGQNAKLIGVAKVDSHDNQKTASQIPNVFKSSATNFTIFPKTNGKPEMKQGYNVSITFMNNFVPLDTPPILTDTKQKSDGIYVTAPYSLKEKFNATGAPADIITKGMTFQSKNPSKSSDKMKEIVQDMGITTPYILLNMSGMLDQSRNMIFIADVFSYAFIIMISLIAVANVFNTISTNIKMRRRELAMLRSVGMSDHDFQKMMNFECVFYGMKALVIGLPLAIIFSWFMHKEMNGSEMGSFVMPWASIGISIFGVLFIVFITMLYSIRKIKKENIIDALRDDMD, from the coding sequence ATGAACATTTTCAATAAAGTTACACTTCAAAGCATGAAAAAAAGCCGTACACGAACGATTGTAACGGTGATCGGAGTTGTACTGTCCGCTGCCCTGATTACGGCAGTTGTCACTTTTGGCGTTTCCCTGATGAACTATATGGCAAACGGTGAGGCTCACAAATATGGCGGCTGGCACATCAAATTTGAGGATGTGGATTCTTCTTTCGCAGCGAAGCAGGCAAGTAACAACAAAGTTGCAAATACCACATCATTTGAAAATATCGGCTACGCAAAGCTTAACGGTGGAAAAATTCATGACAAACCGTATTTTTTTATTGCCGGATTCAGCAAGAAAACATTTAATGACCTCCCTCTCACATTGTGTGCCGGCAGGTTGCCAAAAAACAACAGAGAGATTGTTGTTCCTGAGAGAGTTGTAATAAAAGATGGCGTTAAGTTACGTGTGGGTGACACGCTTACCCTTGCTGTTGGAAACCGAATGAGTGGGAACAAAAATTTTGGTCAACACGACCCTTATATTTCAGGGAAAGAAACTCTTGTGCCAAAAACAGAGAAAACTTACACAGTAGTTGGTTTCTGCGAAACGCCCCACTTTGATGAAAATTCTGCGCCTGGATATACTGCAATTACAACTGCAGATGCAGCAGACACAGCAAACAATCTAAGCTTGTTTGTCACGCTAAAGAAACCGTTTGAGGCTCATACTTATGCAAAAAATACAGCTTCAGATCATGCTTACATCTTTAATAGTGATGTGCTGCGTTTCATTGGTCTTTCAAATGATCCAGGCGATAAGGTGTTCAATGCATTTTTGTACTCAGCCGGTGCCATAGTAGTCATCATCATTATGATTGGTTCTATTTTTCTGATTTATAATTCATTCAATATTTCCTTGAATGAGCGCACACACCAATTCGGGATTCTCTCATCTGTGGGAGCCACCCCAAGACAACTGCGTCATTCAGTGCTGTTTGAAGGACTTTGTATCGGTGCTATTGGTATCCCGATTGGAGTTATCATTGGCATAGTCAGCATCAAACTTGCGATTGGCATCGTCGCCAAAAACTTCGCAAACGTTCTTTTTGCCAATGTACCTTTGACCTTGACGGTGTCCGCTCCCGCAATCATTGCAGCAGTGGTGACCAGCATGATCACAATCCTGATTTCGGCAGATATTCCAGCTCGCAAGGCTGCCAATATGCCAGTTATGGAGTGTATTCGCCAGACGAATGATGTCAAAGTCGAATCAAAAGCTGTGAAAACGTCAAAACTTGTGGAGCGTATTTACGGCTTGGAGGGAACTCTTGCATTAAAGAACTTTAAGAGGAACAAAAAGCGCTACAGCAGCATTGTGCTGTCACTTGTTCTAAGCGTAGTGCTGTTTATATCGACCAGTTCCCTTGTAATAGATTTGAAACAGGCGTCGGCAGGTGCAAAAGAGGTTACTAATAGTGATGTCGGTTTTGGCACACATGATATGAAAGACAGCGAAATGCTGCAGCTTTATAGCAAACTAAAAAACGTCGATGATGTTGACGAAAGCTCGTATCAAGTTGTTATGAACTATTTCTGTGCTGCCAAGGGCAGTGATCTTTCAGACGCTTACAAGAAATCGGAAAGTTCACATTCGCCGAAGGAAACGATGAATTTACCAATGCAAATACAGTTTTTAGATGACAGTACATATCTGAAGGTTGTCAAAAGTTTAGGTTTGCCTACAGATAAATATACCGGACAAAATGCGAAATTAATCGGCGTCGCCAAAGTGGACAGCCACGACAATCAGAAAACGGCCAGCCAAATTCCAAATGTGTTCAAGAGTTCTGCCACCAATTTTACCATTTTTCCCAAAACAAATGGCAAACCGGAGATGAAACAGGGATATAATGTAAGTATTACATTTATGAACAATTTTGTGCCGCTTGATACACCTCCTATCTTAACAGACACAAAACAAAAATCAGATGGAATTTATGTGACTGCCCCATATTCACTCAAGGAAAAGTTTAATGCCACTGGTGCTCCTGCAGATATTATAACTAAGGGCATGACATTTCAGTCAAAGAATCCATCGAAGTCATCGGATAAAATGAAAGAGATAGTTCAGGATATGGGAATTACAACCCCGTACATCCTTTTGAATATGTCTGGAATGCTTGATCAGAGCCGCAATATGATATTCATTGCCGATGTGTTCTCTTATGCTTTTATAATTATGATTTCGCTGATTGCAGTTGCCAATGTGTTCAACACAATTTCCACGAACATCAAGATGCGCAGACGTGAGCTTGCCATGCTTCGCTCTGTAGGAATGTCCGACCACGATTTCCAAAAGATGATGAATTTCGAGTGTGTCTTTTATGGCATGAAGGCGCTGGTCATTGGGCTTCCCCTGGCAATCATATTCTCATGGTTCATGCACAAAGAAATGAACGGCAGCGAAATGGGAAGTTTTGTGATGCCGTGGGCCAGTATCGGAATTAGCATATTTGGTGTGCTATTTATAGTGTTCATTACAATGCTGTATTCTATTAGAAAGATAAAGAAAGAAAATATTATTGATGCACTTCGGGATGATATGGATTGA
- a CDS encoding IclR family transcriptional regulator yields MAHKPTERVLNILNLLSVKPKGLTLTEISETIDVPKSTLYPIIQTMLERNFLSLEKSSLKYSIGISTFCIGASYSRNKNMLDFIQKIMKNIVSNIDETCQMGILDGNNVLYILKEDPIKDIDIRLISYVGKRIPAYCTALGKALLSEYNIEEIKTLYPDGLKPITKNTITDFSVLEVELKRIRETHVAKEVEEVTEFLRCYAVPLTSKGKTTAAISISIPTFRATDEKNKLAVELLLKAKEEIDAVNLN; encoded by the coding sequence ATGGCACATAAACCAACGGAAAGAGTGCTAAATATATTAAATCTTTTGTCAGTCAAGCCTAAAGGCTTAACATTAACAGAGATTTCTGAAACAATTGATGTACCAAAAAGCACCCTTTATCCTATTATCCAGACAATGTTAGAACGTAATTTTCTTTCTCTTGAAAAAAGCTCTCTAAAGTATTCAATAGGAATTTCCACTTTTTGTATCGGAGCATCCTATTCACGAAATAAAAATATGTTAGATTTTATACAAAAAATAATGAAGAACATTGTCAGTAATATCGATGAAACCTGTCAAATGGGCATTCTTGATGGAAACAATGTACTTTATATATTAAAAGAAGATCCTATAAAAGATATTGATATTCGACTTATTTCATATGTAGGGAAACGAATACCCGCTTATTGTACAGCATTAGGGAAAGCCCTATTAAGCGAATACAATATTGAAGAAATAAAAACGCTTTATCCTGATGGCTTAAAACCCATTACCAAAAATACTATAACGGATTTTTCTGTTTTAGAAGTGGAATTAAAAAGGATTAGAGAAACTCATGTTGCAAAGGAGGTTGAGGAAGTAACAGAATTTTTACGCTGCTACGCTGTTCCCCTGACCTCAAAAGGAAAAACAACCGCAGCCATCAGCATAAGTATTCCAACTTTCCGAGCTACTGATGAAAAAAACAAACTGGCAGTTGAATTATTATTAAAGGCAAAAGAAGAAATTGATGCTGTTAATTTGAATTAA
- a CDS encoding dihydrodipicolinate synthase family protein, translating into MKKARFITPVVTAFDANGNLDIQANKNIYDYLINAGIDGLLIMGSSGEFYAMSTEQRKELIDLVTSYVNKRTKVIIGTGCMTIEDTIELSNYAIDAGADDIIIISPYYFSLTDESLEFYYGKVAESVKGNIYLYNYPDRTGHDLSPELTLNLLRKHSNIVGYKDTVSEMGHTRKLIQTVQNEFPDFEIFSGFDENFVRNIFSGGSGCISALSNLYPEIFVDWVKAVNEKNMDKAAEIQNSVDKLAELYEVSKCFIPIVKKAMMLKGIDIKDYCKTPLLQANEEQTNSIKKLMKEINHIISK; encoded by the coding sequence ATGAAAAAAGCTAGATTTATAACACCTGTTGTTACTGCATTCGATGCTAATGGAAACTTAGATATCCAGGCAAATAAAAACATTTATGACTATCTTATAAACGCAGGTATAGATGGTTTGCTTATTATGGGAAGCTCAGGTGAGTTCTATGCCATGTCTACTGAACAAAGGAAGGAATTAATTGATCTTGTTACTTCCTATGTAAATAAAAGGACAAAGGTTATTATTGGAACAGGCTGTATGACAATAGAAGATACAATTGAACTTTCCAATTATGCCATTGATGCTGGAGCAGATGATATTATCATTATTAGTCCATATTATTTTAGTCTAACAGATGAAAGTTTGGAATTTTACTATGGAAAGGTGGCTGAATCTGTAAAAGGTAATATTTATTTATATAATTACCCTGACAGAACAGGACATGATTTATCGCCAGAATTAACACTTAATTTACTGAGAAAGCACAGCAACATTGTTGGTTATAAAGATACAGTATCTGAAATGGGACATACTAGAAAATTAATCCAAACTGTACAGAATGAGTTCCCTGATTTTGAGATATTCTCAGGGTTTGATGAAAACTTTGTTCGTAATATTTTTTCTGGTGGAAGCGGGTGTATTAGCGCACTTTCCAATCTTTATCCGGAGATTTTTGTAGATTGGGTAAAAGCAGTTAATGAGAAAAATATGGATAAAGCAGCTGAAATTCAGAATTCTGTTGATAAGTTAGCAGAATTATATGAAGTTAGTAAATGCTTTATTCCAATTGTAAAAAAAGCCATGATGTTAAAAGGTATTGATATTAAAGACTACTGCAAAACTCCTCTTCTTCAAGCTAATGAAGAACAAACCAATTCAATTAAAAAGCTTATGAAAGAGATCAATCATATAATATCAAAATAA
- a CDS encoding YjhG/YagF family D-xylonate dehydratase: protein MSLKSIYGEEDSSLYEIHTHAEGPKGSLPLTPELLKDSPSGNIFGMTLNAGMGWEPSELLGGDVLILSNQGGIRDNDGTPIAVGLHTGHFELGLQMRAAAEEIKKLGGVPYAAYVTDPCDGRSQGTTGMFDSLPYRNDSAIVCRRLIRSLPTRRAVMGVASCDKGLPAMMMALASMHDLPTVIVPGGATLKAVEGEDAGTVQTIGVRFANNELSLEDACRRGCNACASAGGGCQFLGTAGTSQVIAEALGIALPHSALAPSGQPIWKEIARQSAKAVWDMADNEITTKDIITDKAIENAMVVHAAFGGSTNFLLHLPAIAHAANCKIPTVEDWARINKKVPRLVSVLPIGPVNYPTVSAFLAGGVPEVMLYLRKLGLLHEDVLTVTGETLGDNLDWWEKSERRAECRKRLLEVDKINPDEIIMNPSQAKERGLTSTVTFPVGNIAPEGSVVKSTAIDPSVISDDGVFRHTGKAKVFTSEKAAIKALKDVGKIKAGDIMIVMGGGPMGTGMEETYQLTSALKHLSFGKHVSLITDARFSGVSTGACFGHVGPEALAGGPIGKLRDEDVIEIIVDTNKLEGSINFIGTEDNKLSYEEAAKVLESRKPHEGLEPDEDLPDDTRLWAALQSVSGGTWRGSVYDVDKIIEVIEAGKKALTKK, encoded by the coding sequence ATGTCGTTAAAATCAATTTATGGTGAAGAAGACTCATCTTTATATGAAATTCATACTCATGCAGAAGGACCAAAAGGTTCACTTCCACTTACTCCAGAATTGCTAAAAGATTCACCTAGTGGAAATATATTCGGAATGACTTTAAATGCTGGTATGGGATGGGAACCATCTGAACTCCTTGGTGGCGACGTGTTAATACTTAGTAATCAAGGAGGAATTCGTGATAATGATGGTACTCCAATTGCTGTAGGGTTACATACAGGTCACTTTGAATTAGGATTACAAATGAGAGCAGCAGCTGAAGAAATAAAGAAACTTGGAGGTGTTCCTTATGCTGCATATGTAACAGATCCATGTGACGGGCGCAGCCAGGGTACAACTGGAATGTTTGATTCTCTACCTTATCGTAATGATTCGGCAATAGTATGCCGTCGTTTAATTCGTTCATTGCCAACACGTCGTGCAGTAATGGGAGTAGCTTCATGTGACAAAGGACTGCCTGCAATGATGATGGCACTAGCATCTATGCATGATTTGCCAACTGTTATTGTTCCTGGTGGTGCAACACTTAAAGCCGTAGAGGGTGAAGATGCAGGAACTGTTCAAACTATAGGAGTCAGATTTGCAAATAATGAACTTTCATTAGAAGATGCTTGCCGACGTGGATGCAATGCTTGTGCTTCTGCTGGTGGAGGATGTCAATTTTTAGGTACAGCTGGTACTTCTCAAGTTATTGCTGAAGCGCTTGGAATAGCATTGCCTCATTCTGCTTTAGCGCCTTCTGGTCAGCCAATATGGAAGGAAATTGCTAGACAATCAGCTAAAGCAGTTTGGGATATGGCAGACAATGAAATAACCACAAAGGATATTATTACAGATAAAGCAATTGAAAATGCCATGGTAGTTCATGCTGCTTTTGGAGGTTCAACAAACTTCCTTCTTCATCTTCCAGCAATTGCACATGCTGCTAATTGCAAAATTCCTACTGTGGAAGACTGGGCAAGAATTAATAAGAAAGTGCCTCGTTTAGTGAGTGTTCTTCCTATTGGACCAGTTAATTATCCAACAGTAAGTGCATTCTTAGCAGGTGGAGTTCCAGAAGTTATGCTTTATTTAAGAAAGCTTGGTCTGCTGCATGAAGATGTTCTTACTGTTACAGGAGAAACACTTGGAGATAACCTTGATTGGTGGGAAAAATCCGAAAGACGTGCCGAGTGTAGAAAACGTCTGCTTGAAGTGGATAAAATTAATCCTGATGAAATTATCATGAACCCAAGCCAGGCAAAAGAAAGAGGATTAACGTCAACAGTAACTTTTCCTGTAGGGAACATTGCACCTGAAGGTTCCGTAGTAAAATCAACAGCTATTGATCCATCAGTTATAAGTGACGATGGGGTATTTAGACATACTGGAAAAGCTAAAGTTTTTACATCCGAAAAAGCAGCTATTAAGGCACTTAAAGATGTGGGAAAGATCAAGGCTGGCGACATAATGATTGTGATGGGCGGAGGCCCAATGGGGACTGGAATGGAAGAAACATATCAGTTAACTTCTGCTTTAAAACATTTATCTTTTGGAAAGCATGTTTCTTTAATCACAGATGCACGTTTTTCTGGTGTTTCTACAGGGGCTTGTTTTGGACATGTAGGTCCTGAAGCATTAGCAGGAGGTCCTATCGGAAAATTAAGGGATGAAGATGTTATTGAGATTATAGTTGATACTAATAAACTCGAGGGATCAATTAATTTCATTGGAACTGAAGATAACAAACTTTCTTATGAAGAAGCAGCTAAAGTATTAGAATCACGTAAGCCTCATGAAGGTCTTGAACCTGATGAAGATCTTCCGGATGATACAAGATTGTGGGCAGCACTTCAATCCGTCAGCGGTGGAACCTGGAGAGGAAGCGTATATGATGTAGATAAAATTATTGAGGTTATTGAAGCTGGTAAGAAAGCGTTAACTAAAAAATAA
- a CDS encoding GntP family permease: MPLLMVGLGVVFLIILISKFKLNTFLSLLIVSFAVALGLGIPLGKIVSSIENGMGGTLGHIALIFGLGAMLGRLVADSGGAHRIAMTLINKFGVKRIQWAVVVASFVVGIAMFFEVGLVLLIPIVFSIARELKIPPIYLGIPMLAALLVTHSFLPPHPGPTVIAGAYGADIGTVLLYGIIVAIPCVIMAGPVFTKVAKKIIPSAFEKTGNIESLGKQKTFKMEETPGFGISLLTAMFPVILMMISTIISMVQKTAGIKGNSFFTIVSFIGNPDTAMLISLIVAVYTMGIGRKIPIKQVGASCSAAAASIGMMILIIGGGGAFKQVLIDGGVGKYIATLFSGSSISPILLAWVVAAILRISLGSATVAALSTSGLVIPMLASCGHVNLALVTLATGCGSAIASHVNDAGFWMVKEYFGFSMKETFSTWTLLSTILSVTGLICILILNMFV; the protein is encoded by the coding sequence ATGCCATTACTAATGGTAGGGTTAGGTGTAGTATTCTTAATTATATTAATTTCTAAATTTAAATTAAACACATTTCTTTCACTGTTGATTGTTTCATTTGCTGTAGCCTTGGGGTTGGGGATACCACTTGGGAAAATTGTTTCAAGCATCGAAAACGGTATGGGTGGAACGCTCGGCCACATAGCTTTAATATTTGGACTTGGTGCCATGCTTGGTAGATTAGTTGCTGATTCAGGCGGAGCACACCGTATTGCTATGACTTTAATTAACAAGTTTGGTGTAAAACGAATTCAGTGGGCTGTTGTAGTTGCTTCATTTGTTGTTGGTATAGCAATGTTTTTTGAAGTAGGATTAGTTTTATTAATTCCAATTGTATTTTCTATTGCAAGAGAATTAAAAATTCCTCCAATATATTTAGGCATTCCTATGCTTGCTGCTTTATTAGTAACACACAGCTTTCTACCTCCACATCCAGGACCAACAGTAATAGCTGGAGCATATGGAGCAGACATTGGAACGGTTTTATTATATGGTATTATTGTAGCAATACCATGTGTTATTATGGCAGGACCAGTATTCACTAAAGTTGCTAAAAAAATTATACCAAGTGCTTTTGAAAAAACCGGAAATATTGAATCTTTAGGCAAACAAAAAACATTTAAAATGGAAGAAACACCTGGTTTTGGAATTAGTTTATTAACAGCAATGTTTCCTGTTATTTTGATGATGATTTCCACAATAATTTCAATGGTACAAAAAACAGCAGGAATTAAAGGAAATTCATTTTTTACTATTGTTAGTTTTATTGGTAATCCAGACACTGCAATGCTTATATCTTTAATAGTTGCAGTATATACAATGGGAATAGGAAGGAAAATTCCAATTAAACAAGTGGGAGCTTCCTGCTCAGCTGCAGCTGCATCAATTGGAATGATGATTTTAATTATTGGCGGCGGTGGTGCTTTTAAACAAGTACTTATTGATGGAGGCGTTGGTAAATATATAGCTACATTATTCAGTGGAAGTTCTATATCGCCTATACTACTTGCATGGGTAGTTGCAGCAATCTTACGTATTTCATTAGGGTCTGCAACTGTAGCGGCTTTATCAACATCAGGTTTAGTTATTCCAATGCTTGCTAGCTGTGGACATGTTAATTTGGCTCTAGTAACACTTGCAACTGGATGTGGAAGTGCAATAGCCTCTCATGTAAACGATGCAGGATTCTGGATGGTTAAAGAATACTTTGGTTTCAGTATGAAGGAAACATTTTCAACCTGGACTTTGTTATCAACCATTTTATCAGTAACAGGATTAATATGTATTTTGATATTGAATATGTTTGTTTAA
- a CDS encoding cupin domain-containing protein yields MYNNYKKYPCDDCINTQKYNAYPCPLYDPNYLRQFNDPYIPFDDEIEDDSRFEFSQLSRSDGSIQLKDYGPQPFVVDINKATKQNNAFRTVLWTGKHLQVTLMSINVGDDIGLEIHPNVDQFIRIEEGQGLVKMGKSKYNLNFQKKVYDDFAIMIPAGTWHNVINTGDKALKVYSIYAPPQHPRNTVHVTKADAEAAEKG; encoded by the coding sequence ATGTATAATAATTATAAAAAGTATCCATGTGATGATTGCATTAATACACAAAAGTATAATGCTTATCCGTGTCCTTTGTATGACCCAAATTATTTGAGACAATTTAATGATCCATATATTCCTTTTGATGATGAAATTGAGGATGATTCAAGATTTGAATTTTCACAATTATCAAGGAGTGATGGATCAATTCAACTGAAGGATTATGGACCACAACCCTTTGTAGTTGACATTAATAAGGCAACTAAACAAAATAATGCTTTTCGTACTGTTTTATGGACAGGAAAACATCTGCAAGTTACATTAATGAGCATCAATGTTGGTGATGATATTGGTTTGGAAATTCATCCCAATGTTGATCAATTCATACGTATTGAAGAAGGACAGGGACTTGTTAAAATGGGAAAAAGTAAATATAATCTGAACTTTCAGAAAAAAGTATACGATGACTTTGCTATAATGATACCTGCTGGTACATGGCACAATGTTATCAATACAGGTGATAAAGCGCTTAAAGTATATTCTATTTATGCACCTCCTCAACATCCACGCAATACTGTTCATGTCACTAAAGCGGATGCAGAAGCTGCTGAAAAGGGTTAG
- a CDS encoding AraC family transcriptional regulator has protein sequence MRSLETIRMLNNTLEYIENNLDMELNIEDISKVACSSRYHFQRMFYALTGFTVSQYIRNRRLTLAAEELASTDKKVIDVALKYGYESPEAFTKAFQRLHGISPSALKKFNGKIKAFPKISFQVSIKGECEMIYRIVEKEAFKVFGIGFITTKVNDAAYREIPKFISKIFQDGTHDRINEILGNPKGTLLDGFHYDFKEDGTRKYMMGHEMPKIEISDEFTILEIPKLTWAVFEGHGTTPDNLIIQDIWRRIYSEWFPSSGFEQVEGPCIEKNFWNDKKQGEYKCEVWIPVKRKCTNS, from the coding sequence ATGAGATCTTTGGAGACAATTAGGATGCTAAATAATACACTTGAATATATTGAAAACAATCTAGATATGGAACTTAATATAGAAGATATATCAAAGGTTGCATGCTCATCACGATATCACTTTCAACGTATGTTTTATGCATTAACAGGATTCACTGTAAGTCAATATATAAGAAATCGGAGGCTAACTCTTGCTGCAGAAGAATTAGCTTCAACAGATAAAAAAGTTATTGATGTGGCATTAAAATATGGTTATGAGAGCCCAGAAGCGTTTACTAAAGCATTTCAAAGGCTTCATGGAATATCTCCATCAGCTTTAAAAAAGTTTAATGGAAAAATTAAAGCCTTTCCAAAAATCTCATTTCAAGTATCAATAAAAGGAGAATGTGAAATGATTTATAGAATAGTAGAAAAGGAAGCTTTTAAAGTTTTTGGAATAGGTTTTATAACAACTAAAGTTAATGATGCTGCTTATAGAGAAATACCGAAATTCATCAGTAAGATTTTTCAAGATGGAACACATGACAGAATTAATGAAATATTAGGTAATCCTAAAGGTACCTTATTGGATGGATTTCATTATGACTTTAAAGAAGATGGTACAAGAAAATATATGATGGGACATGAAATGCCTAAAATTGAGATATCAGATGAGTTTACCATACTTGAGATACCTAAACTTACATGGGCAGTATTTGAAGGTCACGGAACTACGCCAGATAACTTGATTATACAGGATATATGGAGACGTATATATTCCGAATGGTTTCCTTCTTCTGGATTTGAACAAGTGGAAGGTCCATGTATTGAAAAGAACTTTTGGAATGATAAAAAGCAGGGGGAATATAAGTGTGAAGTATGGATTCCTGTAAAAAGAAAATGTACTAATTCGTAA
- a CDS encoding Cof-type HAD-IIB family hydrolase — MLKYKWCICDMDGTLLNSNEVISEENEAALKKLQQNGVEVIIASGRIDLLMKPFIKQLNLEGNIICCNGGLIKNISTGEIVYSKTIDKNIVKEIILYCLKNNIGFLVYTNNMVYSSKKNYKVKSYENVNKSAPPSLQIPIEYIDNSTVEYLEKVDVFKVLLISDTEGVKLLKDYFSKYKSLTAVSSLDGLLDVMASSICKGSALKILSKKFGMDLDKVIVFGDNYNDIEMFECAEMPIAMGNAVEDIKMKSKYVTKSNNESGIAYAINNFILNK, encoded by the coding sequence ATGCTTAAATATAAATGGTGCATATGTGATATGGATGGAACACTTCTCAATTCCAACGAAGTTATATCAGAAGAAAATGAAGCCGCATTAAAAAAACTTCAACAAAATGGAGTAGAAGTGATTATTGCTTCTGGAAGAATAGATCTTTTAATGAAGCCCTTTATAAAACAATTAAATTTAGAAGGAAATATAATATGTTGTAATGGAGGACTCATTAAGAATATATCGACCGGAGAAATTGTTTATTCAAAAACAATAGATAAAAATATAGTAAAAGAAATAATATTATATTGTTTAAAAAATAATATTGGTTTTCTAGTTTATACTAATAATATGGTATATTCCAGTAAGAAAAATTATAAGGTAAAAAGCTATGAAAATGTAAATAAATCTGCACCTCCTAGCTTGCAGATACCAATAGAATACATAGATAATTCTACAGTTGAATATCTAGAAAAAGTGGACGTGTTTAAAGTTTTATTGATTTCTGATACTGAAGGTGTAAAATTATTAAAGGATTATTTTTCCAAATATAAAAGTCTTACTGCCGTTAGTTCGCTTGATGGCCTGCTAGATGTAATGGCGTCGAGTATTTGTAAAGGTAGTGCATTAAAGATTTTATCTAAAAAATTTGGAATGGATTTAGACAAGGTTATTGTATTTGGTGATAACTATAATGACATTGAGATGTTTGAATGTGCTGAAATGCCTATAGCTATGGGAAATGCTGTAGAAGATATTAAGATGAAGTCAAAATATGTAACTAAATCCAATAATGAATCTGGAATAGCCTATGCTATCAATAATTTTATACTAAACAAATAG